From a region of the Odoribacter splanchnicus DSM 20712 genome:
- the gpmI gene encoding 2,3-bisphosphoglycerate-independent phosphoglycerate mutase has protein sequence MNKVLLMILDGWGIGKHDKTDAIFNTPTPFMNSLSEKYPHAQLLTCGENVGLPDGQMGNSEVGHLNIGAGRVVNQDLVRINKACRDNSIMQNPEIVKAFTYARDNKKQVHFMGLVSDGGVHSSLEHLKKLCDVSKEFGIAKTFVHCFMDGRDTDPKSGLGFIRELKAHMDKSTGRIASVIGRYYAMDRDNRWERVKEAYDLIVNGIGTPTQHVEVSIQQSYDEGITDEFIKPIVHVGSDRRPVGVIEPGDMVIFFNYRNDRAKELTIALTQRDIPEQQMKKMPLYYCCMTPYDATFEGLHILFNKENVENTLGEVISKAGLKQLRIAETEKYAHVTFFFNGGREAQFEGESRILVPSPKVATYDLQPEMSAPEVAEKLVEQLNAKSADFVCLNFANGDMVGHTGVYAAIQKAVATVDRCVEKVVTAAQANGYDVLIIADHGNADNAVNPDGTPNTAHSLNPVPCIWVTDEKGKALNNGVLADVAPTILQIMGIAQPAEMTGKSLIK, from the coding sequence ATGAATAAAGTATTATTGATGATTTTAGACGGTTGGGGAATCGGGAAGCATGATAAGACGGATGCTATTTTTAATACCCCGACTCCTTTTATGAATTCATTGTCGGAAAAATATCCGCATGCTCAATTACTGACTTGTGGAGAAAATGTCGGTTTGCCGGATGGCCAGATGGGTAATTCTGAAGTCGGCCATTTGAATATCGGTGCCGGACGGGTGGTGAATCAGGATTTGGTACGGATCAACAAAGCGTGCCGGGATAATTCGATTATGCAGAATCCCGAGATTGTGAAGGCTTTTACTTATGCCCGTGACAATAAAAAACAAGTACATTTTATGGGCTTGGTATCGGATGGTGGAGTACATAGCTCTTTGGAGCATCTGAAGAAACTATGTGATGTATCTAAAGAATTTGGAATAGCCAAAACTTTTGTTCACTGTTTTATGGATGGCCGGGATACCGATCCGAAAAGCGGACTGGGATTCATAAGAGAATTGAAGGCTCATATGGACAAATCGACCGGACGGATCGCTTCTGTCATCGGTCGTTATTATGCTATGGATCGGGATAATCGTTGGGAGCGTGTAAAGGAAGCCTATGATTTGATTGTGAATGGAATCGGTACTCCTACGCAGCATGTGGAGGTAAGTATCCAACAGTCTTATGACGAAGGGATTACCGACGAATTTATCAAACCGATCGTACATGTCGGAAGCGACCGTCGGCCTGTGGGTGTGATCGAACCGGGTGATATGGTGATTTTCTTCAACTACCGTAACGACCGCGCCAAAGAATTGACTATTGCTTTGACCCAACGGGATATCCCCGAACAGCAGATGAAGAAAATGCCTTTGTATTATTGTTGTATGACTCCTTACGACGCTACTTTTGAAGGTCTGCATATTCTGTTTAATAAAGAGAATGTAGAGAATACCTTGGGAGAGGTGATCAGTAAGGCCGGTTTGAAACAGTTGCGGATTGCCGAGACAGAGAAATATGCTCATGTGACCTTCTTCTTTAACGGAGGACGTGAAGCGCAGTTTGAAGGTGAAAGCCGGATTTTGGTGCCTTCGCCGAAAGTGGCTACCTATGATTTACAACCCGAGATGTCGGCTCCTGAAGTGGCGGAAAAATTAGTAGAACAATTGAATGCTAAATCAGCTGATTTTGTCTGCCTGAATTTCGCTAACGGAGATATGGTGGGACATACCGGTGTGTATGCAGCGATCCAAAAGGCAGTAGCAACGGTCGACCGTTGCGTCGAAAAGGTTGTGACTGCCGCTCAGGCCAATGGTTACGATGTATTGATTATTGCCGATCACGGAAATGCCGACAATGCTGTCAATCCCGACGGTACTCCGAATACGGCTCATTCGCTGAATCCGGTGCCTTGCATTTGGGTGACCGACGAAAAGGGAAAGGCTTTGAATAACGGTGTTTTGGCTGATGTCGCTCCAACCATCCTGCAGATTATGGGAATTGCCCAGCCTGCAGAAATGACCGGAAAAAGCTTGATAAAATAA
- a CDS encoding DUF3109 family protein: MIQIEDTIVSFDIFVKKFCCDLAQCRGICCVEGDSGAPLEEDEPVRIETNYENIRAYMKPEGIAAVKEQGFSVIDQDGDLVTPLIQGGECAYAIEEKGSCWCAIEKAWSEGKCDFRKPISCHLYPIRVTKYEGFEALNYNRWDICGCARLKGEQAGMPLYRFLKQALIARYGEEWYEQLEYAAREIEAGNIEIPPR; this comes from the coding sequence ATGATACAGATAGAGGATACAATCGTAAGTTTCGATATTTTTGTAAAAAAGTTTTGTTGTGATTTAGCGCAGTGCAGGGGAATTTGTTGTGTCGAAGGAGATTCGGGGGCCCCTTTGGAAGAGGATGAGCCGGTGCGGATCGAGACGAACTATGAAAATATCCGGGCTTATATGAAACCCGAAGGGATTGCAGCTGTTAAGGAACAAGGTTTCTCGGTGATCGATCAGGATGGGGATTTGGTGACCCCATTGATTCAAGGGGGAGAATGTGCTTATGCCATAGAAGAAAAAGGAAGTTGTTGGTGTGCGATCGAAAAAGCCTGGTCTGAAGGGAAGTGTGATTTTCGTAAACCGATTTCTTGTCATTTATATCCGATCCGGGTGACAAAATACGAAGGATTTGAAGCGCTGAATTACAACCGTTGGGATATTTGCGGATGTGCCCGGCTAAAAGGTGAGCAAGCAGGTATGCCGTTGTATCGTTTTTTAAAACAGGCTTTGATCGCTCGGTATGGTGAAGAATGGTACGAGCAGTTGGAGTATGCCGCCCGTGAGATTGAAGCTGGAAATATAGAAATCCCTCCTCGGTAA
- a CDS encoding glycoside hydrolase domain-containing protein produces MKALRGEVFFIQELELFFDRTTKDFLWSDYYNHPNEPDHHVPFLFNYSSKPYTNRPGLSSMKLC; encoded by the coding sequence ATGAAGGCATTGAGGGGAGAGGTTTTCTTTATTCAGGAATTGGAACTTTTCTTCGACCGTACGACGAAGGATTTTCTGTGGAGTGATTACTATAATCATCCCAACGAACCCGATCATCATGTGCCTTTTTTGTTTAACTATTCTTCAAAACCCTATACGAACCGACCAGGCCTGTCTTCAATGAAGCTGTGCTGA
- a CDS encoding glycoside hydrolase domain-containing protein, translating to MQKIWLNGKPLDRLWISHDEIISGGELVFELGDTPNKSLGL from the coding sequence ATCCAAAAGATCTGGCTGAATGGCAAACCGCTCGACCGATTGTGGATTTCCCATGACGAAATCATCTCCGGTGGCGAATTGGTATTTGAATTGGGTGATACCCCCAATAAGTCCTTAGGTCTATAA
- a CDS encoding Arm DNA-binding domain-containing protein: MNASVSVVCYKSKVLSNGKSPLMLRVTKDRKPKYVSLGIFASILKNTGVNIALISQALGHQDIKTTEIYLSKFDDKQMDEIMSNLL, translated from the coding sequence ATGAATGCTTCTGTATCAGTGGTTTGTTACAAATCTAAGGTGCTTTCTAATGGAAAATCCCCTTTAATGCTTCGGGTTACAAAAGATAGAAAACCAAAGTATGTAAGTTTGGGTATATTTGCTAGCATTTTGAAGAATACAGGTGTTAATATAGCTCTAATCTCCCAAGCATTAGGACACCAAGATATAAAGACAACAGAAATATATCTTAGTAAGTTTGATGATAAGCAAATGGATGAAATTATGAGTAATTTACTTTAG
- a CDS encoding nucleotidyltransferase family protein, which produces MNLIELNMDKIIALCKKYKVSKLFVFGSILTNRFNKESDVDFIVNFDKAQVTDYFSNFFDLKYALEDILGREVDLLEEHAIRNHYLKETIEQTKALIYG; this is translated from the coding sequence ATGAATCTGATTGAATTAAATATGGATAAAATCATTGCCTTGTGCAAGAAGTACAAGGTTAGTAAATTATTCGTATTTGGTTCTATCCTCACGAATCGTTTTAATAAAGAAAGCGATGTTGATTTCATAGTTAATTTCGACAAAGCACAAGTAACAGATTATTTTAGTAATTTCTTTGACTTGAAATACGCTTTAGAAGATATATTGGGAAGAGAAGTTGATTTACTGGAAGAACACGCTATTCGTAATCATTATTTGAAAGAAACTATCGAGCAAACCAAAGCATTAATATATGGATAA
- a CDS encoding HepT-like ribonuclease domain-containing protein, producing MDNFTKKHLQDILNAIDDIETFFEGQPKLFEEFCRDIRLQRAIERCIEIIGEAMNRILKENKDIAITNARKIVDARNYIVHGYDSLSVDILWSIVVNHLPRLKNEVEKLLQE from the coding sequence ATGGATAACTTTACCAAGAAACACTTGCAAGATATACTTAATGCGATTGATGACATTGAAACATTTTTCGAGGGACAACCAAAATTGTTTGAAGAATTTTGTCGAGATATACGTTTACAAAGAGCGATTGAGAGGTGCATTGAAATTATCGGTGAGGCGATGAACAGGATATTAAAAGAGAACAAGGATATAGCCATCACTAACGCTCGTAAAATCGTGGACGCTCGTAATTATATCGTACATGGTTATGATAGTCTTTCGGTTGATATTCTTTGGAGTATTGTTGTCAATCACCTCCCCCGTTTGAAAAATGAAGTGGAAAAATTACTACAAGAATAA
- a CDS encoding nucleotidyltransferase family protein: protein MKQAIINKLREFFTLQPVEKAWVFGSYSRGEESRESDIDILVRFDKNANVTLFKYIGIVNALQSLLHKKIDLVEEGQLKDFAKESAEQDKILIYEREA from the coding sequence ATGAAACAAGCTATTATCAATAAACTAAGAGAGTTCTTCACGCTACAACCAGTTGAGAAAGCATGGGTGTTTGGTTCTTATTCTCGTGGAGAAGAATCAAGGGAGAGTGATATTGATATACTTGTACGCTTTGACAAGAATGCTAATGTTACTCTTTTCAAGTATATCGGTATTGTGAACGCCTTACAATCTCTTCTGCACAAGAAAATTGATTTGGTGGAAGAAGGACAGTTGAAAGATTTCGCTAAAGAATCGGCTGAACAGGATAAAATATTGATCTATGAGAGAGAAGCCTAA
- a CDS encoding HepT-like ribonuclease domain-containing protein, whose amino-acid sequence MTNEFKEKHPEVEWKVIIGMRHVLVHDYYQISDEMVWATIQTELLPLKEKVELYKRKLE is encoded by the coding sequence CTGACAAATGAATTTAAAGAAAAGCATCCAGAAGTTGAATGGAAAGTTATAATTGGAATGCGCCATGTTTTGGTACATGATTATTATCAAATCAGTGATGAAATGGTGTGGGCTACAATTCAAACAGAACTACTGCCATTAAAAGAGAAGGTTGAGTTATACAAACGTAAATTAGAATAA
- a CDS encoding DNA-3-methyladenine glycosylase I: protein MQDIINGRCGWCKTDELYVKYHDEEWGKLVTDDRRLFEFLVLESAQAGLSWITILRKREGYRKAFYNFDAGLVAQMTDEDVERLMQFDGIVKNRLKIKSTITNARLFLAIQKEFGSFYDYTLSFFPDRKPIINAFRSLSEIPVSSPESDAMSKDMKKRGFKFFGTTICYAHLQASGFIDDHLTDCLCRKVVRQDG, encoded by the coding sequence ATGCAGGATATAATAAACGGACGCTGCGGTTGGTGTAAAACAGACGAACTGTATGTGAAATACCATGATGAGGAGTGGGGAAAATTGGTAACCGACGATAGGAGGCTGTTTGAGTTTCTGGTGTTGGAGAGTGCACAGGCGGGCTTGAGTTGGATAACGATTCTTAGAAAACGTGAAGGATATCGTAAAGCTTTTTACAATTTCGATGCCGGATTGGTTGCACAAATGACCGATGAAGATGTCGAACGGTTAATGCAGTTTGACGGTATTGTGAAAAATCGTTTGAAAATTAAGTCGACAATCACCAATGCAAGGCTATTCCTTGCCATACAAAAGGAGTTCGGTAGTTTCTATGATTATACACTGTCGTTTTTTCCTGACCGGAAGCCGATTATCAATGCTTTTCGGTCATTGAGTGAAATTCCGGTGTCTTCACCCGAATCCGATGCCATGAGTAAAGATATGAAAAAGCGTGGATTTAAATTCTTCGGAACTACGATTTGTTATGCCCATTTGCAGGCTTCAGGGTTTATCGACGATCATCTGACGGATTGTTTGTGTCGGAAAGTTGTCCGGCAGGATGGATAG
- a CDS encoding permease, which translates to MIQKFADWLVNGIFGLEAKSHLGEAVNFFFYDTVKIILLLFLISVVMGVVNAYFPIGRLRHYLTTRRLYGLEYVFAALFGAITPFCSCSSIPLFIGFVKGGIPLGVTLSFLITSPLVNEVAVAMFLGTFGVKITVVYVVSGILLGIIGGIVLNRFRLERYLSDWVKSIQQNSETESESWENTGTPFMKRLPVILRDAWGIVRGVLLYVIIGIGIGAAMHGFVPEGFFETYMSKEHWYAVSLSVILAVPMYANAAGIVPVIQVFVAKGIPVGTAIAFMMAVVGLSLPEATLLKKVMTWRLIGIFFGTVAAFIILSGFIFNMIL; encoded by the coding sequence ATGATACAGAAATTTGCAGATTGGTTGGTCAACGGGATTTTCGGCCTAGAGGCAAAAAGTCATCTGGGAGAAGCCGTGAATTTCTTTTTTTACGATACGGTGAAAATCATCCTATTATTATTCTTAATCAGCGTAGTGATGGGAGTAGTAAATGCTTATTTCCCGATCGGGCGGTTACGTCACTATCTAACTACCCGCCGGTTATATGGGCTGGAGTATGTATTTGCCGCTTTGTTCGGAGCGATAACGCCATTTTGCTCATGCTCATCCATTCCGTTATTCATCGGCTTCGTCAAAGGCGGGATTCCCCTGGGAGTTACGTTAAGCTTCCTGATTACCTCTCCGCTGGTAAATGAGGTAGCGGTAGCCATGTTCCTGGGTACATTCGGAGTGAAAATCACAGTTGTATATGTGGTAAGCGGTATTTTATTGGGAATTATCGGCGGAATCGTTTTGAACCGTTTCAGGTTAGAACGTTACCTAAGCGATTGGGTGAAAAGCATTCAGCAAAATTCGGAAACAGAAAGTGAATCCTGGGAAAATACCGGAACGCCTTTTATGAAACGGTTACCGGTCATTCTGCGTGATGCCTGGGGTATTGTAAGAGGTGTATTGCTATATGTGATCATCGGTATTGGCATCGGAGCAGCCATGCATGGATTCGTCCCCGAAGGATTTTTCGAAACTTATATGTCGAAAGAACACTGGTATGCAGTATCGTTGTCGGTCATTCTGGCAGTTCCCATGTATGCCAACGCTGCAGGGATTGTTCCTGTCATTCAGGTTTTTGTAGCCAAAGGAATCCCGGTAGGAACAGCCATTGCGTTCATGATGGCCGTAGTAGGGCTTTCATTACCCGAAGCGACACTTTTAAAGAAAGTGATGACCTGGCGGCTGATCGGGATATTCTTCGGCACAGTGGCCGCTTTTATTATCCTATCGGGATTTATATTCAATATGATCTTATAG
- a CDS encoding thioredoxin family protein → MKRQLIKTGITVTLPIVILIVLLALQDTFIRLGSTRMSRMQNETTAASIADSIQILYNYKDRRDTGLQYTFLEFGAMGCISCRKMERVMEDIRTTYGKRVKVRFMNVSKQETQEWTKYFGIAAIPTQIILDNNGHEIFRHTGFISAEDLGTVFK, encoded by the coding sequence ATGAAAAGACAACTGATAAAAACAGGAATAACGGTTACTTTACCTATAGTTATCCTTATAGTTCTCCTTGCATTACAGGATACTTTCATCCGGCTAGGTTCCACCCGAATGAGCCGGATGCAAAACGAAACGACGGCAGCAAGCATAGCAGATAGCATACAAATCTTGTACAACTACAAAGACCGACGCGATACAGGACTGCAATATACTTTTCTGGAATTCGGAGCGATGGGTTGTATAAGCTGCCGGAAAATGGAACGTGTCATGGAAGATATCCGAACAACATACGGCAAAAGAGTTAAAGTTCGGTTTATGAATGTGTCGAAGCAAGAAACACAGGAATGGACGAAATATTTCGGGATCGCCGCCATTCCTACACAAATCATATTAGATAATAACGGACATGAAATATTCCGGCACACAGGCTTTATTTCAGCAGAAGATCTGGGAACGGTATTCAAATAA
- a CDS encoding aromatic aminobenezylarsenical efflux permease ArsG family transporter: protein MESPDILMNSGLPVATAFVLGLLTAISPCPLATNITAIGFISRDIGNRKRIFRNGLLYTLGRIITYTVLGLLVIPILREGASMFAIQKGISQWGKWIISPLLLLTGGFMLWGQRLNLPKFGFSGDNEKLQNLKGGVGSLTLGILFALAFCPTSGVFYFGLLIPMAAISTGGMWFPVVFAVATALPVAVVAWLLAYSIAGIGRFYNRLQVFERWMRRIVGWLFTGTGLYYLIRLL from the coding sequence ATGGAATCTCCGGACATTTTGATGAATAGCGGTCTACCTGTCGCGACAGCTTTCGTACTGGGTTTACTGACCGCAATAAGCCCCTGCCCTTTAGCAACAAATATAACGGCTATCGGTTTTATCAGCCGGGATATCGGTAACCGGAAACGAATTTTTCGAAACGGGTTACTTTATACCTTGGGGCGGATTATTACCTATACAGTCCTGGGCCTGCTGGTTATCCCCATTTTACGGGAAGGAGCAAGTATGTTCGCCATACAAAAAGGAATCAGTCAGTGGGGGAAATGGATTATTTCACCTTTACTATTGCTTACCGGTGGATTTATGCTATGGGGTCAACGGTTGAATCTTCCGAAATTCGGTTTTTCGGGAGACAATGAAAAACTGCAAAACCTGAAAGGTGGTGTAGGTAGTCTGACATTGGGTATATTATTTGCCTTGGCTTTCTGTCCGACAAGCGGGGTTTTCTACTTCGGTCTGCTGATACCGATGGCAGCGATCTCAACAGGCGGGATGTGGTTTCCTGTTGTTTTTGCTGTAGCCACAGCTTTACCGGTAGCGGTAGTGGCCTGGCTGCTGGCCTACAGTATTGCAGGAATCGGACGTTTCTACAATCGCCTACAGGTGTTCGAACGATGGATGCGAAGGATTGTCGGCTGGTTATTCACCGGCACCGGCCTCTATTATCTGATCAGGTTATTATAA
- a CDS encoding nitrophenyl compound nitroreductase subunit ArsF family protein, producing MRLTTLLITLTLFSACREKQSRNLQLQEQTVTGDRVEVIYFHGKQRCMTCKSIEAQTKELLTGSLAEAVKTGQIVYRTVDISDKEGEKIADRYEVTWSSLFVNRWKDGQEQRNNMTEFAFSKATSDPEGFKAGLKEKIEILMK from the coding sequence ATGCGACTCACAACTTTATTGATTACATTGACTCTATTCTCCGCCTGCAGAGAAAAGCAAAGCAGAAACTTGCAGCTACAGGAACAAACCGTAACCGGCGACCGGGTGGAGGTAATTTATTTTCATGGGAAACAACGTTGTATGACTTGTAAAAGCATCGAGGCACAGACAAAAGAATTGCTGACAGGAAGTCTCGCAGAAGCAGTGAAAACCGGACAGATCGTATACCGGACAGTAGATATTTCGGATAAAGAAGGAGAAAAAATAGCGGATCGGTATGAAGTCACCTGGTCATCTCTGTTTGTAAATCGCTGGAAAGATGGGCAGGAACAGCGAAACAATATGACAGAATTTGCTTTTTCGAAGGCAACAAGCGATCCCGAAGGATTTAAAGCAGGATTGAAAGAAAAAATTGAAATATTGATGAAATAA
- a CDS encoding thioredoxin family protein produces MEIKVLGTGCASCKALYTAVIQAVSETGIEAKVVKVEELTEIMKYNVMSMPALVIDGKVVSSGRKPTVSEVKKLLVK; encoded by the coding sequence ATGGAAATTAAAGTATTAGGAACAGGCTGTGCAAGTTGTAAAGCACTTTATACAGCAGTAATACAAGCTGTATCGGAAACCGGTATTGAAGCGAAGGTCGTAAAAGTAGAGGAACTGACCGAGATTATGAAGTATAACGTAATGAGCATGCCGGCCTTGGTAATCGACGGTAAAGTGGTATCGAGCGGCCGAAAGCCGACCGTTAGTGAGGTTAAAAAGTTACTTGTAAAATAA
- a CDS encoding ArsR/SmtB family transcription factor produces the protein MGKTKDYTDEQERIARYAKAMGHPARMAILQFLAGRETCFFGDIHEELPIAKATVSQHLKELKEAGLIQGEIEAPKVKYCINRTNWEEAKRLFSVFFCHCKDKKSCC, from the coding sequence ATGGGGAAGACTAAAGATTATACAGACGAACAAGAACGAATAGCCCGCTACGCTAAAGCAATGGGACATCCGGCCCGAATGGCTATCCTGCAATTTCTGGCAGGACGGGAAACCTGCTTTTTCGGAGATATCCATGAAGAATTACCGATAGCCAAAGCAACGGTTTCACAACACTTGAAGGAATTAAAGGAAGCCGGATTGATACAGGGAGAAATAGAGGCACCGAAAGTGAAATATTGTATCAACCGGACCAATTGGGAGGAAGCCAAACGATTATTTTCAGTTTTTTTCTGTCATTGTAAAGACAAAAAATCTTGTTGCTGA
- a CDS encoding ATP-binding protein → MIFERKKYLDELIAGRGNGLVKIITGVRRCGKSFLLFDIWHNWLLEHGVTNSHIIEIQLDDFRNRRLRKPDSLLDYIDSKVVDDGNPYYIVLDEVQLVEEFVEVILSLTHMRNVDVYVSGSNSRFLSSDVVTEFRGRGDEIRIWPLTFDEYFNGIGGDIRKAWLDYYTFGGLPQVALLETEEKKTDYLRGLYETTYLRDVIERNHLRNPEGMKELVRVIASGIGSSTNPTRIANTFQSSQGVTIKRDTIKQYIDYLKDSFLIEEALRYDVKGRKYIGTETKYYFADVGIRAAILNYRQQEETHIMENIIYNELRSRGYNVDVGLVELGGKDKNGKFIRKQLEVDFVVNRPPYRVYIQSAFHMPTPEKEQQERRPLLSINDHFRKIVIVGDDIHRKEDELGVLTVGLLDFLTDKNLLEQG, encoded by the coding sequence ATGATATTTGAACGTAAGAAATACTTGGATGAACTTATTGCAGGACGTGGAAACGGTCTTGTGAAGATTATAACAGGTGTCAGACGATGTGGAAAGTCTTTCCTGTTGTTTGATATCTGGCATAACTGGTTGTTGGAACATGGGGTGACTAATAGTCACATCATAGAAATACAACTTGATGATTTCCGAAACAGACGGTTGAGAAAGCCTGATTCCTTGCTCGATTATATAGATTCAAAGGTTGTGGATGATGGCAATCCTTATTATATAGTCTTGGACGAGGTACAACTTGTAGAAGAATTTGTGGAGGTTATTCTTAGCTTGACACACATGCGGAATGTAGATGTGTATGTGTCAGGCTCAAACTCTCGTTTCCTGTCAAGTGATGTTGTGACTGAGTTTCGAGGCAGAGGTGACGAGATACGCATCTGGCCTCTCACCTTTGACGAGTACTTTAATGGTATTGGTGGCGATATACGCAAAGCTTGGTTGGATTACTATACTTTTGGAGGACTGCCACAGGTGGCTTTGCTTGAAACGGAAGAAAAGAAAACAGACTATTTGCGTGGTCTGTATGAAACGACCTATCTGCGTGACGTAATTGAGCGCAACCATCTGCGTAATCCTGAAGGAATGAAGGAATTGGTGCGTGTAATAGCCTCGGGCATTGGTTCATCAACCAATCCAACGAGAATAGCCAATACCTTTCAATCTTCACAAGGGGTAACCATAAAAAGAGACACTATAAAACAATACATTGACTATCTGAAAGACTCATTCTTGATAGAGGAAGCCTTGCGCTATGATGTGAAAGGCAGAAAATATATTGGTACCGAGACGAAATACTACTTCGCTGATGTCGGCATACGTGCAGCCATTCTCAACTATCGACAGCAGGAGGAAACACACATTATGGAAAACATTATCTATAATGAACTTCGCAGTCGAGGATATAATGTGGACGTAGGATTGGTTGAACTTGGTGGCAAGGATAAGAACGGTAAGTTTATCAGAAAACAGTTGGAGGTAGACTTTGTGGTGAACCGCCCTCCATACAGGGTCTATATCCAGTCGGCTTTCCACATGCCTACGCCAGAAAAGGAACAGCAAGAACGTCGCCCATTATTGTCAATCAATGACCACTTTCGTAAGATTGTCATTGTTGGTGATGACATTCATCGCAAGGAGGACGAACTCGGTGTGTTGACTGTCGGACTCTTGGATTTCTTGACAGATAAGAACTTGTTGGAGCAAGGATAA